The Flavivirga eckloniae genomic interval CTCACGAGCCTTACCAATAATTTTAGACTCCATCGGATAATCGGCAACAATGAAATATGGATCAACGGCAATGCAATGTCCCCCAACACCACAACCCGGTTGTAAAATATTTACTCTAGGATGCCTATTTGCCAACTGAATAAGTTCCCAAACATTTATATCTGCCTTATCGCAAATAAGCGATAATTCATTAGCAAATGCAATCTGTACATCACGCGATGAATTTTCAACTAATTTGCACATTTCTGCCGTTCTTGCATTTGTTTTGTGCAACGCTCCTTCAATAAATTTGCTATAAAATTCAACAGCTTTATCAGTAGATTTTTCATCTATTCCTCCAATCACTCTATCATTATGAACCAATTCATACATGACATTTCCCGGAAGAACACGCTCAGGACAATAGGCTATACTAAGCTTTCCTTGCAATTCGGGTCTTTCCGAATATATTAAACTCATCATCTTTTCCGTAGTTCCAATAGGTGACGTCGACTCAATTATATATAAATCGTCTTCTTTTAAGAACGGAATAACAGCTTTTGTTGCTGCTTCTACAAATGATATATCTGGTTCGTTTTTCCCTTTAAAAGGTGTAGGGACAACTATAAGATATGCATTTACTTCGACAGGCATGATTGAAGCTCTTAGATAGCCTTCTTTTACTGCATTAGCAACTGCTATATCTAATTCAGGCTCTACAATGTGTATTTCCCCCTTATTGATAGTTTCTACAACTTTAGGGTTAATATCGACTCCGTGAACAACGGTCTTATTTTTCGCTATTAATGCTGCCGTTGGAAGACCTATATACCCCAACCCTACCATCACAACTTCTGGTGTTCTGCTCATTATTTATAAATTTGAAATAAAATTAACTATCTTTTCACAAGCCAATCCGTTTCCATAAGGGTTATGTAACTTGCCCATTTGGGCATAGGCATCATCATCGTTCAATAATCTTTCTGTTTCTAATACAATTTTTTTAATATCTATACCCACTAACAGAACTGTTCCTGCATCAACAGCTTCAGGCCTTTCCGTAGTATCACGCATGACTAATACTGGTTTTCCTAAACTAGGTGCTTCTTCCTGTACACCTCCACTATCGGTTATAATAATATATGACTGATTCATTAACCATACAAATGCAGGATAAGACAAGGGGCTTATAAGTTTTACATTATCAATATCTCCTAGTAATTCATACACAGGTTTCTGAACGTTTGGATTTAAATGTACAGGATAAATAATTTGAGTGCCAGAGTTTTCAATCGCTATCTGTTTCAGTGCACTACAAATATTTATAAATCCTTGTCCATGATTTTCTCTACGGTGACCTGTTACTAAAACCAACCTTTTACCTTCTTTGATTAATGGTTTTAATTTTTCAATCTCTTGATCTACAAAATTTTCAGATTGTACTTTAGCAGTGCTAAAATGAAGTGCATCTATTACTGTATTTCCTGTAACTATAATGTCTTTATCATTGACATTTTCTTTCTGTAAATTCTTTCGAGATGTTTCTGTAGGAGAAAAATGAAAATCTGAAATTCTTCCCGTAATACTTCTATTAATTTCTTCTGGAAAAGGAGACCATTTATTAAAGGTTCTCAACCCAGCCTCGATATGGCACACTTTAGCTCCAGAATAAAAGGCTGCTATACTAGCTGCCATAGTCGTTGTAGTGTCTCCATGCACATATACATAGTCTGGCTTAAAACCTTCTAAAACTGGCTTTAGATTTGTTATTATCTCAGCTGTCAGAGAATATAAATTCTGATCTGGTTTCATTAAATCCAAATCATAATCAGGTGTGATTTCAAAAAACTCCAGAACCTGATCCAACATTTCTCTATGTTGTGCAGTTATGCAAACTTTCGTTTCAAAATGATGTTCATGTTTTAAAAATTCTTTTACTAAGGGAGCCATTTTTATAGCCTCTGGTCTAGTTCCAAAAACAATTAAGTTTTTCTTTTTCATTTATATAGATTTGGCTAAAACACTATTTTTTGGTCGTGCTGCAAAAGTACGACAATTCTTTATCCTAACAAGATTTACTTTGTCAGAAATATTATTCTCCCGTAAAATTTGTTCTGCAAAACTATACCACGTCATTGACTCATCATCAGAAAAATGATGAGTTCCAAAATTGCTGTTTTTACTATCAATAATATCAACAATAAATTTGGACAATGTTATTGTTTCTGTCGGGCAACCTACTTGTTCATCAGTAACAAAAAGCTCTCTTTCTGTTTTAGCTTTATTTAAAATAATTCGATAAAAATTATGACCATACTTTTTACTGTACAACCATGATGTTCTAATTATAAAATGTTTTTTTAAAATGTTATTAATATATTTTTCTCCTTGCAATTTCGATTTACCATATTCGTTTATAGGATTAGGAGTATCTTGAATAGTATAAGGCCCCGCTTTTTCACCGTCAAACACATAATCAGTTGAAATATGAATTAAAATGATATCTTTTTTTTTGCATATTTCAGCCATATTTTTAACGCCTTCCGCATTTACTTCATAAGCGATTTTCGATATTTTTTCTGCCTGTTCAACATTTGTATAAGCCGCACAATTTAAACAATAATCAAAATTCTTATTATTAAAAAATGAGCTTAATTCTTTCGCTTTAGTAATATCCAATTCAGTTTTTGACACAAAAACAAAATCAAGACCTTTCTCATTATCAGAATATAATTCTTTAATTGTCTTGCCTAATTGTCCATTAGCACCTGTAACTAAAACTTTAACACCCATCTTCAAAATCTTTAAATGAAGATAATTGCTTATCTTTTTCTGATATTATAAGTTTTTCTAAGGGGTAGTTCCATTCTATACCTAAATCTTTATCATTATATAAAATACCTGATTCTGATTCTTTGTTATAGAAATTATCACATTTATAAGAAAAAATAGTATCGTCTTCCAGTGTTAAAAAACCATGGGCAAACCCCTTCGGAATATATACTTGTTTATGCTCTATATCATCCAAAACGATAGAAAAATGTTTACCAAAAGTTGAAGACTCTTTTCTAATATCTACGCAAATGTCAAGTACTTTTCCTCTTATAACATGTATTAACTTGGCTTGAGCATATTCACTGGTTTGAAAATGTAATCCCCTTAAAACTCCTTTTGAAGATTTTGATTGATTATCCTGTACAAAATTAGTAGTAACCCCTGTTTCTTTCTCAAATTTTTTTTTATTAAAACTTTCAAGAAAAAAGCCTCTTTTGTCTTCAAAAACTTTAGGCTTTAAAACAAAACACCCTTTTAAATATGTTTCTTCAACGATCATCTCTATACTAAATGTTGTAAGTATTCACCATAACCACTTTTAAGTAATGGTTTTGCTAGTCTATTAAGTTGAGATTTATCTATATATCCCATTTTATAGGCTATTTCTTCAATACAACCTATTTTTAGTCCTTGTCTTTCTTCAATTACCTGTACAAATTGAGAGGCTTGCATTAGTGAATTAAAAGTCCCTGTATCTAGCCAGGCGATACCTTTATCCAGGATTTCCACACTAAGTTCTCCTTTTTCCAAATAAGCTTTATTAATATCTGTTATTTCTAATTCCCCTCTTTTACTTGGCTTAATATTTTTTGCAACATCAATCACTTTATTATCATAAAAATAAATTCCTGGAACTGCAAAATTAGACTTAGGTTGTTTAGGTTTCTCTTCAATAGAAATCGCTTTGTTACTTTGGTCAAATTCTACTACTCCATAACGTTTAGGGTCTAAAACATGATATGCAAAAATGACTCCTCCTTCAGGATTCGTATTGGCTTTTAAAATTTGCTCTAATCCTGAACCATAAAAAATATTATCTCCTAAAATTAATGCAGCACTATCTTTTCCGATAAAATCTTCTCCAATTAAGAATGCTTCTGCTAAGCCATTTGGAGCTTCCTGTACAGCATAATGAAAACTGCAACCATAATCATCACCATCTCCTAATAAATCTTTAAACCTAGGAGTATCTTTTGCTGTCGAAATAATTAAAATCTCATTTATTCCAGCCGACATCAATGTCGTTAAAGGATAGTAAATCATTGGTTTATCATAAACAGGCATAAGCTGTTTACTCACCACTTTAGTAAGTGGATGCAAACGTGTACCAGATCCTCCTGCTAAAATAATTCCTTTCATTTATCTTTTATATTTTTTAATATACCAATCAATCGTCTTTCTTATTCCTGTTTCAAAATTTTCTTCTGCCTTCCAACCTAATTCTTTTTTAATTTTAGTGGCATCTATGGCATATCTAAAATCATGTCCAGGTCTATCTTTAACAAATACAACCTGGTCTTTATACGACTTATCTTTCGGAAATTTTTCATCTAAAATATCACAAATTGTATTGGCAATATATAAATTATCTCGTTCATTTTCACCTCCTATATTATATGTTTCACCCGAAACTCCTTTACTAAAAGCTAAATCTATTCCTTTACAATGGTCTAATACATATAACCAATCTCTAATATTTTTTCCGTCTCCATAAATAGGAACCCTTTCGCCTTTCAATGCTTTTCTTATAATAGTAGGAATTAATTTTTCATCATGCTGTTTCGGTCCATAATTATTAGAGCAATTTGTTGTAACAACATTCATTCCATAAGTATGAAAATAACTTCTAACAATAAAATCTGAAGACGCTTTTGACGCACTATAAGGACTGTTGGGAGCATAAGGTGTTTGTTCCGTAAATAAACCTATATTTCCTAAAGAACCATACACCTCATCTGTAGAAATATGGTGAAATCTAGATGATTCATAGCCTCTTCTAATTACGTTTGGAGCTTGCATCCAATGGTTTTTAGCAACATCGATTAAATTAAACGTGCCTAAAACATTAGTATTTATAAACTCATTTGGGGCTTTTATAGAATTATCTACATGTGATTCGGCTGCAAAATGAATAACATTATTGAAGTTATATTTTTTAAATAAATCTTCTATTAAGGGCCTATCGCAAATATCTCCTTTGATAAACTTACAACTATCATTATTTTCTATTTCACTCAAATTAGACAATTCTCCTGCATAAGTAAGCTTATCTATATTTATTATTTTAACAAGAGGATATTTTTTGAGAAAGTATGCAATGAAATTAGATCCTATAAATCCTGCCCCTCCAGTTATTAAAATCGTCATTTTACCTATATTTTATCTTTATAGCGCTCTAGAAAATTAACAATTCGTAAACATAGTAATGTTATAAAAGTAAGTCCCACTAAAATAATCGCATAGTATAACTTTGGACTTATCATATTACCAAAAAGCTCTTTTTTATCATCTATTGTTCCACTATCTTGTTTACTAGATGTGATTTCAATGATATGTTCCTTATTAGCTATTTCTCTTTCAATTTCAACTAATTCTTGCCTTAGTTCTAAATCTTTATTATAAAGCTCGAACTCTTTGGTAGAGCTTTGATTTCCTTTATTAGCTATGGTAATTTGGGCTTGAGAATCATTATTGTTCTCTGCCGACTTTACTATTGCTTTTTGGTAAACAGCTAATAATGTATCTGACTTAACTAATGCTTTAGAAATTGCTGAAGCCTGTTCTTTTAATTCTCTTAAATCTTTTTCTTGTTCTCGTTTAAAATATGTATTGGAATCAATACTTGCAATAATTTTACGAAATACCGTTTTGAAATTATTCCTCTCTTTTGCTTTAATAGTAATTTGTTGGTATTGGTGATTGTGTTCTTTCGAGTTTTTCAAAAAGGTCTTATAATCTACTGTTTTCGTTAATGAAGTATCAAGTGTTTTAAGATATGTATCGAATTCTTGAAGCTTTTCATTTTCACTAATAAGAGGTTCTATTTCAAAATTTAAAATGGATGCTGCCTCTTCTTCTTTAACACCCAAAACACTTTTCAAAGTGCTTATATCTTCTTGCTTTATTAAATCTTTATAATAGCTAATTGTATTATATAAATTTTCCCCCGTCTCGTAGTTCTGCTTTACAGTAATAGAAGACTTATAGACTGGTTCAGAGGTTTTTTCCAATACGATTCCCAAAACAATTCCAACTACTCCTGCAATTGCAAGTTTTACAGCATGCTTCTTTACAAAAAACACTAACCAAACAAATGCTAAAAAAAGCTTGTTGAAAATACTCCCTATAAAACGAAATAGGTTACTAAAAGCATTCCCTATTAACTTAAAAAGTTGTCCTAAATCTACTTCTTCAGATTGCTGTGGTTGTGGCAAATCTTTACTCATAACTATATGTATTAATTAAGTATTTGTTTTAATATGGTTCTTGTTATTAAATATGTTGGTCTTACTCCAGAAGTCCCTAGGCCTCCAGACGCAAGCGTTGCTCCTGTTTCTAAAGGGTTATCGCTAGCATAATAAGCATACCTTACTTTTACACCAGAGCTGATACTTCCTCTAACTTTCGAAGCTGCCTGAATCGCTTTTTGATAGTGAGCACCCTCCATTTCTAATCCTATTACTTGCCATGTTGAATTGTAAAAGAACTTTAAAATATCCTTGTTTTGCAACGATGTTCCTAAAACAGTAATCATAGATCCTTCATAAATATCGACTCCTTGTCCTTCTAAATCTTCCTTCTTAAGTTCATTTGTAAAAGGGTAATTATCAGCTGTGCCTTCAAAAATATGTGCCGAAGGTATCATAATATCACCTTTACCTCCTTCTAAAATGCCCGCTTTACCCATAATCGATACCGATTCCACATTTAAATAAGTCTTCTTGTCGTTATTATTATATGGTTTCAATAGCTCGTCAATGGTTTCATACGCTTGTTCTCCAAAAGCATAATCC includes:
- the wecC gene encoding UDP-N-acetyl-D-mannosamine dehydrogenase, encoding MSRTPEVVMVGLGYIGLPTAALIAKNKTVVHGVDINPKVVETINKGEIHIVEPELDIAVANAVKEGYLRASIMPVEVNAYLIVVPTPFKGKNEPDISFVEAATKAVIPFLKEDDLYIIESTSPIGTTEKMMSLIYSERPELQGKLSIAYCPERVLPGNVMYELVHNDRVIGGIDEKSTDKAVEFYSKFIEGALHKTNARTAEMCKLVENSSRDVQIAFANELSLICDKADINVWELIQLANRHPRVNILQPGCGVGGHCIAVDPYFIVADYPMESKIIGKAREINNYKSFWCAEKVQTAKLEFELKHGRKPGIAIMGLAFKPNIDDLRESPAKYIAQKVLQNANNEEYYIVEPNIEAHKVFKLTNYLKAYEKADIIVFLVAHKQFKELKEVSKDKVVLDFCGVLS
- the wecB gene encoding non-hydrolyzing UDP-N-acetylglucosamine 2-epimerase; amino-acid sequence: MKKKNLIVFGTRPEAIKMAPLVKEFLKHEHHFETKVCITAQHREMLDQVLEFFEITPDYDLDLMKPDQNLYSLTAEIITNLKPVLEGFKPDYVYVHGDTTTTMAASIAAFYSGAKVCHIEAGLRTFNKWSPFPEEINRSITGRISDFHFSPTETSRKNLQKENVNDKDIIVTGNTVIDALHFSTAKVQSENFVDQEIEKLKPLIKEGKRLVLVTGHRRENHGQGFINICSALKQIAIENSGTQIIYPVHLNPNVQKPVYELLGDIDNVKLISPLSYPAFVWLMNQSYIIITDSGGVQEEAPSLGKPVLVMRDTTERPEAVDAGTVLLVGIDIKKIVLETERLLNDDDAYAQMGKLHNPYGNGLACEKIVNFISNL
- the rfbD gene encoding dTDP-4-dehydrorhamnose reductase — encoded protein: MGVKVLVTGANGQLGKTIKELYSDNEKGLDFVFVSKTELDITKAKELSSFFNNKNFDYCLNCAAYTNVEQAEKISKIAYEVNAEGVKNMAEICKKKDIILIHISTDYVFDGEKAGPYTIQDTPNPINEYGKSKLQGEKYINNILKKHFIIRTSWLYSKKYGHNFYRIILNKAKTERELFVTDEQVGCPTETITLSKFIVDIIDSKNSNFGTHHFSDDESMTWYSFAEQILRENNISDKVNLVRIKNCRTFAARPKNSVLAKSI
- the rfbC gene encoding dTDP-4-dehydrorhamnose 3,5-epimerase, which codes for MIVEETYLKGCFVLKPKVFEDKRGFFLESFNKKKFEKETGVTTNFVQDNQSKSSKGVLRGLHFQTSEYAQAKLIHVIRGKVLDICVDIRKESSTFGKHFSIVLDDIEHKQVYIPKGFAHGFLTLEDDTIFSYKCDNFYNKESESGILYNDKDLGIEWNYPLEKLIISEKDKQLSSFKDFEDGC
- the rfbA gene encoding glucose-1-phosphate thymidylyltransferase RfbA; the protein is MKGIILAGGSGTRLHPLTKVVSKQLMPVYDKPMIYYPLTTLMSAGINEILIISTAKDTPRFKDLLGDGDDYGCSFHYAVQEAPNGLAEAFLIGEDFIGKDSAALILGDNIFYGSGLEQILKANTNPEGGVIFAYHVLDPKRYGVVEFDQSNKAISIEEKPKQPKSNFAVPGIYFYDNKVIDVAKNIKPSKRGELEITDINKAYLEKGELSVEILDKGIAWLDTGTFNSLMQASQFVQVIEERQGLKIGCIEEIAYKMGYIDKSQLNRLAKPLLKSGYGEYLQHLV
- the rfbB gene encoding dTDP-glucose 4,6-dehydratase, which gives rise to MTILITGGAGFIGSNFIAYFLKKYPLVKIINIDKLTYAGELSNLSEIENNDSCKFIKGDICDRPLIEDLFKKYNFNNVIHFAAESHVDNSIKAPNEFINTNVLGTFNLIDVAKNHWMQAPNVIRRGYESSRFHHISTDEVYGSLGNIGLFTEQTPYAPNSPYSASKASSDFIVRSYFHTYGMNVVTTNCSNNYGPKQHDEKLIPTIIRKALKGERVPIYGDGKNIRDWLYVLDHCKGIDLAFSKGVSGETYNIGGENERDNLYIANTICDILDEKFPKDKSYKDQVVFVKDRPGHDFRYAIDATKIKKELGWKAEENFETGIRKTIDWYIKKYKR
- a CDS encoding YveK family protein, whose product is MSKDLPQPQQSEEVDLGQLFKLIGNAFSNLFRFIGSIFNKLFLAFVWLVFFVKKHAVKLAIAGVVGIVLGIVLEKTSEPVYKSSITVKQNYETGENLYNTISYYKDLIKQEDISTLKSVLGVKEEEAASILNFEIEPLISENEKLQEFDTYLKTLDTSLTKTVDYKTFLKNSKEHNHQYQQITIKAKERNNFKTVFRKIIASIDSNTYFKREQEKDLRELKEQASAISKALVKSDTLLAVYQKAIVKSAENNNDSQAQITIANKGNQSSTKEFELYNKDLELRQELVEIEREIANKEHIIEITSSKQDSGTIDDKKELFGNMISPKLYYAIILVGLTFITLLCLRIVNFLERYKDKI